A single genomic interval of Microbacterium sp. LWO14-1.2 harbors:
- the glnA gene encoding type I glutamate--ammonia ligase, translated as MFKDSSEVLAYIKENEVKFLDIRFTDLPGVQQHFNIPASTVDEDFFTNGQLFDGSSIRGFANIHESDMQLIPDVTTAYIDPFREASTLVMIFDIYNPRTGEIYTKDPRQVAKNAEKYLASTGIADTAFFAPEAEFYIFDEVRYSVTAGESFYKVDSEEAAWNTGREEEGGNLGNKTPYKGGYFPVSPVDKTADLRDDITLKLIDAGFILERSHHEVGTAGQQEINYRFDTMVHAADDILKFKYIVKNTADLWGKTATFMPKPLFGDNGSGMHTHQSLWNDGKPLFYDEAGYGQLSDIARWYIGGILAHAPALLAFTNPTLNSYHRLVKGFEAPVNLVYSAGNRSAAIRIPITGSNPKAKRIEFRAPDASGNPYLAFAAQLMAGLDGIKNRIEPHEPVDKDLYELPPEEAKNIPQVPNSLLDSLEALRADHAFLLEGGVFTEELIETWISYKYENEILPMAQRPHPFEFELYYGV; from the coding sequence ATGTTCAAAGATTCGTCCGAGGTTCTCGCCTACATCAAGGAGAACGAGGTCAAGTTCCTCGACATCCGCTTCACCGACCTCCCGGGTGTGCAGCAGCACTTCAACATCCCCGCCTCCACCGTGGATGAGGACTTCTTCACCAACGGACAGCTCTTCGACGGCTCGTCGATCCGCGGTTTCGCGAACATCCACGAGTCCGACATGCAGCTCATCCCGGACGTGACGACCGCGTACATCGACCCGTTCCGCGAGGCGAGCACGCTGGTCATGATCTTCGACATCTACAACCCGCGCACGGGTGAGATCTACACGAAGGACCCGCGTCAGGTCGCGAAGAACGCCGAGAAGTACCTCGCGTCGACCGGCATCGCCGACACCGCCTTCTTCGCCCCCGAGGCGGAGTTCTACATCTTCGACGAGGTCCGTTACTCGGTCACCGCGGGCGAGAGCTTCTACAAGGTCGACTCCGAAGAGGCCGCCTGGAACACCGGTCGCGAGGAAGAGGGCGGCAACCTCGGCAACAAGACCCCCTACAAGGGCGGCTACTTCCCCGTCTCGCCCGTCGACAAGACGGCCGACCTGCGCGACGACATCACGCTGAAGCTCATCGACGCCGGGTTCATCCTCGAGCGCTCGCACCACGAGGTCGGCACCGCCGGTCAGCAGGAGATCAACTACCGCTTCGACACCATGGTGCATGCGGCCGACGACATCCTGAAGTTCAAGTACATCGTCAAGAACACGGCAGACCTCTGGGGCAAGACGGCGACGTTCATGCCGAAGCCGCTCTTCGGCGACAACGGCTCGGGCATGCACACGCACCAGTCGCTGTGGAACGACGGCAAGCCTCTGTTCTACGACGAGGCCGGCTACGGCCAGCTCAGCGACATCGCCCGCTGGTACATCGGCGGCATCCTGGCGCACGCGCCTGCACTGCTCGCCTTCACCAACCCGACCCTCAACAGCTACCACCGCCTGGTGAAGGGCTTCGAGGCGCCGGTCAACCTGGTGTACTCGGCCGGTAACCGCTCGGCCGCGATCCGCATCCCGATCACGGGCTCCAACCCGAAGGCCAAGCGCATCGAGTTCCGCGCGCCGGATGCCTCGGGCAACCCGTACCTCGCGTTCGCCGCGCAGCTCATGGCCGGCCTCGACGGCATCAAGAACCGCATCGAGCCGCACGAGCCCGTCGACAAGGACCTCTACGAGCTTCCCCCCGAGGAGGCCAAGAACATCCCGCAGGTGCCGAACTCGCTGCTGGACTCCCTCGAGGCGCTGCGCGCCGACCACGCCTTCCTCCTGGAAGGTGGCGTGTTCACCGAGGAACTCATCGAGACCTGGATCTCCTACAAGTACGAGAACGAGATCCTGCCGATGGCCCAGCGCCCGCACCCGTTCGAGTTCGAGCTGTACTACGGCGTCTGA
- a CDS encoding RDD family protein, with translation MTDAVNSYPGERLGLPNTGTGSIARPGRRIGALVIDYVAATIIATAFLGFDQFALPSEAGLSQFGPLAVFAALQILFIPTAGGSPGHRILGMRVVRLHGGWVGLWRPIVRTLLLVVVIPAVIWDADQRGLHDKASGLVLIRA, from the coding sequence GTGACGGATGCTGTGAACTCGTACCCCGGTGAACGACTCGGATTGCCGAACACGGGGACCGGCAGCATCGCCCGTCCCGGACGCCGGATCGGGGCGCTCGTGATCGACTACGTCGCCGCCACGATCATTGCGACGGCGTTCCTCGGTTTCGACCAGTTCGCTCTTCCGTCCGAGGCGGGCCTGTCGCAGTTCGGACCGCTCGCGGTCTTCGCGGCGCTGCAGATCCTCTTCATCCCCACCGCCGGCGGAAGCCCCGGCCATCGCATCCTGGGAATGCGGGTCGTCCGTCTGCACGGCGGCTGGGTCGGTCTCTGGCGACCGATCGTCCGCACGCTGCTCCTGGTCGTCGTGATCCCCGCCGTCATCTGGGACGCGGATCAGCGCGGACTCCACGACAAGGCATCGGGCCTCGTCCTCATCCGCGCCTGA
- a CDS encoding ATP-dependent zinc protease codes for MSKSSHSNTLIGWREWVSLPDLGVDWIKAKIDTGARTSSLHAFHIEEFERDGVSWVRFRVKPWQDSQEDAVVVESPVHDRRAVRSSSGHAQDRFVVELLIRLYDREVLAEVTLSNRDEMGFRMLIGREALKQGYVVDPARSFVGGRAPREARRRNRGRE; via the coding sequence GTGAGTAAGTCATCCCATTCAAACACTCTTATCGGGTGGCGAGAATGGGTGAGCCTGCCCGATCTCGGAGTCGACTGGATCAAGGCCAAGATCGACACCGGTGCGCGCACGTCGTCGCTGCACGCCTTCCACATCGAGGAGTTCGAGCGCGACGGCGTGTCGTGGGTGCGCTTCCGCGTGAAGCCCTGGCAGGACAGCCAGGAGGATGCCGTCGTCGTCGAGTCGCCCGTGCACGACCGGCGCGCGGTGCGCAGCTCCTCCGGTCATGCCCAGGACCGGTTCGTCGTCGAACTGCTCATTCGCCTCTACGACCGCGAGGTGCTGGCCGAGGTCACGCTGAGCAATCGCGACGAGATGGGGTTCCGGATGCTCATCGGACGCGAGGCGCTCAAGCAGGGGTACGTCGTCGATCCCGCACGGTCGTTCGTCGGAGGGCGCGCCCCTCGCGAGGCCCGGCGCCGCAACCGCGGCAGGGAGTGA
- a CDS encoding RimK family alpha-L-glutamate ligase yields MKIAVLSRAPQAYSTQRLRAAALQRGHNVKVLNTLRFAIDLTSDEPDLHYRGRQLSDYDAILPRIGNSITYFGTAVVRQFEQMDVYTPNTANGISSARDKLRANQILSRHNIAMPPTAFVRNRADVRPAIERVGGAPVVIKLLEGTQGIGVILAPQVKVAEAIIETLHSTKQNVLIQKFISESRGRDIRALVVGDRVVAAMRRSAAGDEFRSNVHRGGSVEAIELDPVYERAAVRSAQIMGLRVAGVDMLEGDEGPLVMEVNSSPGLQGIETATKLDVAGAIIDYIAGQVAFPEIDVRQRLTVSTGYGVAELMVHNAAGLVGKTLGEAGLWERDITVLTLHRGVSVIPNPRKHVVLEADDRLFCFGKLDEMRSMIPERRRRRAKVRKLPRQPLSE; encoded by the coding sequence GTGAAGATCGCAGTGCTCTCCCGTGCGCCCCAGGCGTACTCCACGCAACGACTGCGTGCCGCCGCTCTCCAGCGCGGACACAACGTCAAGGTGCTGAATACGCTGCGCTTCGCGATCGATCTCACCTCCGACGAGCCCGACCTCCACTACCGGGGTCGGCAGCTCAGCGACTACGACGCGATCCTGCCCCGCATCGGCAACTCGATCACCTACTTCGGCACGGCCGTGGTGCGGCAGTTCGAGCAGATGGACGTGTACACGCCGAACACCGCGAACGGCATCTCCAGTGCCCGCGACAAGCTCCGCGCGAATCAGATCCTGTCGCGCCACAACATCGCGATGCCGCCGACGGCCTTCGTGCGCAACCGCGCGGACGTGCGGCCGGCGATCGAGCGCGTCGGCGGGGCACCCGTCGTCATCAAGCTCCTGGAGGGGACCCAGGGCATCGGCGTGATCCTCGCCCCGCAGGTCAAGGTGGCCGAGGCCATCATCGAGACCCTGCACTCGACCAAGCAGAACGTGCTGATCCAGAAATTCATCTCCGAGAGTCGAGGACGCGACATCCGCGCCCTCGTCGTCGGCGACCGCGTGGTCGCGGCGATGCGGCGCTCGGCCGCGGGCGACGAGTTCCGCTCGAACGTCCACCGCGGCGGCTCGGTCGAAGCCATCGAGCTCGACCCGGTCTACGAGCGCGCAGCCGTGCGGTCCGCGCAGATCATGGGCCTGCGAGTCGCCGGCGTCGACATGCTCGAGGGAGACGAGGGTCCGCTGGTGATGGAGGTCAACTCCTCTCCGGGCCTCCAGGGGATCGAGACCGCGACCAAGCTCGACGTCGCAGGAGCGATCATCGACTACATCGCCGGTCAGGTCGCCTTCCCCGAGATCGACGTGCGGCAGCGGCTCACGGTCTCGACGGGCTACGGCGTCGCCGAGCTCATGGTGCACAACGCGGCGGGGCTCGTGGGCAAGACACTCGGCGAGGCGGGGCTCTGGGAACGCGACATCACCGTCCTGACCCTGCACCGCGGCGTCTCGGTGATCCCGAATCCGCGCAAGCACGTGGTGCTCGAGGCGGACGACCGTCTTTTCTGCTTCGGTAAGCTCGACGAGATGCGCTCGATGATCCCGGAACGCCGTCGTCGCCGCGCCAAGGTGCGCAAGCTCCCGCGTCAGCCGCTCTCGGAGTGA
- a CDS encoding DUF4191 family protein encodes MANRSSAPEKRPGFFSQIKSLFRFTREVYPWLPWAQIAVLVLGVLVGLIVGYLIPPFQVWTLILWGISGLMLGVLGAMFLMTRLSTSAMYQKIDGMPGATGHVVSTSLGRSWQGSDTPVGINPKTQDAVYRAVGRGGVVVIGEGARGRLTRLVNDERSKAARVAHGVPVTVLYVGHGDDDVAIADLAKTIKKLPKAIDKATMAAVIKRIDSVSQSISSLPIPKGIDPTKVRAQRPR; translated from the coding sequence ATGGCAAACCGATCGTCCGCGCCCGAGAAGCGCCCCGGCTTCTTCTCCCAGATCAAGTCGCTCTTCCGGTTCACCCGCGAGGTGTACCCCTGGCTTCCCTGGGCGCAGATCGCGGTGCTCGTGCTCGGCGTTCTCGTCGGCCTCATCGTCGGCTACCTGATCCCGCCGTTCCAGGTGTGGACCCTCATCCTCTGGGGTATCTCCGGCCTGATGCTCGGCGTCCTCGGGGCGATGTTCCTCATGACGCGCCTGTCGACCTCCGCCATGTACCAGAAGATCGACGGGATGCCCGGAGCGACCGGTCACGTGGTCAGCACGAGCCTCGGTCGCAGCTGGCAGGGCTCCGACACCCCGGTCGGCATCAACCCGAAGACGCAGGACGCCGTCTACCGCGCCGTCGGTCGCGGCGGCGTCGTCGTGATCGGCGAAGGCGCCCGCGGTCGTCTCACCCGCCTCGTGAACGACGAGCGCAGCAAGGCCGCCCGCGTGGCCCACGGCGTTCCCGTGACGGTGCTCTACGTCGGCCACGGCGATGACGACGTCGCGATCGCCGATCTCGCCAAGACGATCAAGAAGCTGCCCAAGGCGATCGACAAGGCGACGATGGCCGCCGTCATCAAGCGCATCGACTCGGTGTCGCAGTCGATCTCCTCGCTGCCCATTCCGAAGGGGATCGACCCGACGAAGGTGCGCGCTCAGCGCCCTCGTTGA
- the sucB gene encoding 2-oxoglutarate dehydrogenase, E2 component, dihydrolipoamide succinyltransferase, with product MSTSVVLPALGESVTEGTVTRWLKQVGDTVQADEGLLEISTDKVDTEIPSPVTGVIEEILVAEDETVEVGALLARIGDGSSSAPAADAPQAAAPEAEATPEPAAAQAEAPAAEPAPAAEAAPAEAAPAAAPAGDAKDIVLPELGESVTEGTVTRWLKQVGDSVEVDEALLEISTDKVDTEIPSPVAGVLQEIVAAEDETVAVGAVLARVGSGAAPAQAESAPAAPQAAQPSEAPAAAASVSETPVEKPAERPAAEAPVQAPAEAAKEEATPAAAPAASAPAEPKLSLPTESDNLYVTPLVRRLASQQGVDLASVKGTGVGGRIRKEDVLKAAESASSAPAAAAAPAAPAPLEVSPLRGTTQPMSRLRKVLAQRAVESMQSTAQLTTVVEVDVTALAEYRDSVKASFLEKTGDKLSFLPFFALAAAEALQAFPIVNATVDGDQIKYPATENLSIAVDTERGLLTPVLRDAATKNIAEIAHEIADLAARTRDNKLKPDELAGGTFTLTNTGSRGALFDTPVVFLPQSAILGTGTVVKRPGLVKVGGSDAIAIRSYVYLALSYDHRIIDGADAARFLGAVKARLESAQFAAQLGA from the coding sequence ATGAGCACATCCGTGGTCCTCCCCGCTCTCGGTGAGAGCGTCACAGAGGGTACGGTCACCCGCTGGCTCAAGCAGGTGGGAGACACCGTGCAGGCGGATGAGGGCCTGCTCGAGATCTCGACCGACAAGGTCGACACCGAGATCCCCTCCCCCGTCACCGGCGTGATCGAGGAGATCCTCGTCGCCGAGGACGAGACCGTCGAGGTGGGTGCACTGCTCGCCCGCATCGGCGACGGCAGCAGCTCCGCACCGGCCGCCGACGCCCCTCAGGCCGCCGCGCCCGAGGCCGAGGCGACGCCCGAACCCGCCGCTGCGCAGGCCGAGGCACCTGCCGCAGAGCCGGCTCCGGCCGCTGAGGCAGCCCCGGCTGAAGCCGCTCCGGCCGCCGCCCCCGCGGGCGACGCGAAGGACATCGTGCTCCCCGAACTCGGTGAGAGCGTCACCGAGGGCACCGTGACGCGCTGGCTCAAGCAGGTCGGCGACAGCGTCGAGGTCGACGAGGCCCTGCTCGAGATCTCGACCGACAAGGTCGACACCGAGATCCCGTCCCCGGTGGCCGGCGTGCTGCAGGAGATCGTGGCTGCGGAAGACGAGACGGTCGCCGTCGGCGCCGTCCTCGCCCGCGTCGGATCGGGAGCCGCGCCTGCTCAGGCGGAGTCCGCTCCTGCCGCGCCGCAGGCCGCTCAGCCTTCCGAGGCCCCCGCCGCCGCGGCGTCGGTGTCGGAGACTCCCGTCGAGAAGCCGGCCGAGCGCCCCGCTGCGGAGGCTCCCGTCCAGGCCCCGGCCGAGGCCGCCAAGGAGGAGGCGACACCCGCTGCGGCGCCCGCCGCCTCCGCTCCTGCTGAGCCGAAGCTCTCCCTCCCGACCGAGAGCGACAACCTCTACGTCACGCCGCTCGTCCGTCGCCTCGCCTCGCAGCAGGGCGTCGACCTCGCGAGCGTCAAGGGCACCGGTGTCGGAGGACGCATCCGCAAGGAAGACGTCCTGAAGGCCGCCGAATCCGCATCCTCGGCTCCCGCCGCAGCTGCGGCACCCGCCGCACCGGCTCCGCTCGAGGTGTCGCCGCTCCGCGGCACCACGCAGCCGATGTCGCGTCTGCGGAAGGTGCTCGCCCAGCGTGCCGTCGAGTCGATGCAGTCGACCGCTCAGCTCACGACCGTCGTCGAGGTCGACGTCACCGCTCTCGCGGAGTACCGCGACAGTGTCAAGGCGTCGTTCCTCGAGAAGACGGGCGACAAGCTGTCGTTCCTGCCGTTCTTCGCTCTCGCTGCCGCCGAGGCCCTGCAGGCCTTCCCGATCGTGAACGCCACGGTCGACGGCGACCAGATCAAGTACCCGGCGACCGAGAACCTGTCGATCGCAGTCGACACCGAGCGTGGGCTGCTGACTCCGGTCCTCCGTGACGCGGCGACGAAGAACATCGCCGAGATCGCTCATGAGATCGCCGACCTGGCTGCACGCACCCGCGACAACAAGCTGAAGCCCGACGAGCTCGCGGGTGGCACGTTCACGCTGACCAACACCGGGTCGCGAGGCGCGCTGTTCGACACCCCCGTGGTGTTCCTGCCGCAGTCGGCGATCCTCGGCACGGGCACGGTCGTCAAGCGTCCCGGCCTGGTCAAGGTCGGCGGCAGCGATGCGATCGCGATCCGCTCGTACGTGTACCTCGCCCTGTCGTACGACCACCGCATCATCGACGGCGCCGACGCGGCCCGCTTCCTCGGAGCGGTGAAGGCACGCCTCGAGTCGGCGCAGTTCGCCGCTCAGCTCGGCGCCTGA
- the lpdA gene encoding dihydrolipoyl dehydrogenase — protein MTTHTFDIVVLGGGSGGYAAALRASELGKSVALIEKDKVGGTCLHRGCIPTKALLHAAEVAEHVRDAAHVGITATLESIDPAGMRTYREGIVAKKYKGLEGLVKARGITTVSGFGRLNADRSVSVGDDVYVGTDVVLATGSYSRTLPGLEIGGRILTSEQALSLDVIPDRVLVLGGGVIGVEFASVWRSFGVDVTIIEALPHLVPNEDIAMSKGLERAFRRRGITSSLGVRFRSATQTDESVTVTLEDGTEFTADYLLVAVGRGPVTSDLGFEEAGIALDRGFVTVDEDLRTGVPGVWAVGDIVPGLQLAHRGFQQGIAVAERIAGLSPANIPDSQIPKVTYSSPEVASVGITEEAAVTENGADAVTAYEYNLAGNGKSEIIGTGGLVKVVRLKDGPVLGVHLLGDRVGELITEGQLAVAWEAHPEDIAPLIHAHPTQSEALGEAFLALAGKPLHAL, from the coding sequence ATGACAACCCACACCTTCGACATCGTCGTCCTGGGCGGAGGCAGCGGCGGCTACGCCGCAGCTCTTCGAGCGAGCGAACTCGGCAAGTCCGTCGCTCTCATCGAGAAGGACAAGGTCGGCGGCACGTGCCTGCACCGGGGCTGCATCCCCACGAAGGCACTGCTGCACGCGGCCGAGGTCGCCGAGCACGTCCGCGACGCCGCGCACGTCGGCATCACCGCGACCCTCGAGAGCATCGACCCGGCCGGTATGCGCACCTACCGCGAGGGCATCGTCGCGAAAAAGTACAAGGGCCTGGAGGGGCTCGTCAAGGCGCGCGGCATCACCACCGTGTCCGGATTCGGTCGACTGAACGCCGACCGGTCTGTGAGCGTGGGCGACGACGTGTACGTCGGCACCGACGTGGTGCTGGCGACGGGGTCGTACAGCCGGACGCTGCCCGGGCTCGAGATCGGCGGACGCATCCTCACGAGCGAGCAGGCCCTGTCGCTCGACGTCATCCCCGACCGCGTGCTGGTGCTCGGCGGCGGCGTCATCGGCGTGGAGTTCGCGAGCGTGTGGCGCTCGTTCGGCGTCGACGTCACGATCATCGAGGCGCTGCCGCATCTGGTGCCCAATGAGGACATCGCGATGAGCAAGGGGCTCGAGCGCGCCTTCCGCCGCCGCGGGATCACCTCCTCCCTCGGCGTCAGATTCCGGTCAGCGACCCAGACCGACGAGTCGGTCACCGTGACTCTCGAGGACGGCACCGAGTTCACCGCCGATTACCTTCTCGTCGCGGTCGGACGCGGTCCCGTGACGTCGGACCTGGGCTTCGAGGAGGCGGGCATCGCCCTGGACCGCGGCTTCGTCACGGTCGACGAGGACCTCCGCACCGGCGTGCCGGGGGTGTGGGCCGTCGGCGACATCGTGCCGGGGCTGCAGCTGGCACACCGCGGGTTCCAGCAGGGCATCGCGGTCGCGGAGCGCATCGCCGGACTCTCGCCCGCGAACATCCCCGACTCCCAGATCCCCAAGGTCACCTACTCCAGCCCCGAGGTCGCCTCGGTCGGCATCACCGAGGAGGCCGCCGTCACGGAGAACGGAGCGGATGCCGTCACCGCCTACGAGTACAACCTCGCGGGCAACGGCAAGAGCGAGATCATCGGGACCGGCGGTCTCGTGAAGGTCGTGCGCCTCAAGGACGGTCCCGTGCTCGGCGTGCACCTCCTCGGCGACCGCGTGGGCGAGCTCATCACCGAGGGTCAGCTGGCCGTCGCGTGGGAGGCGCACCCGGAGGACATCGCTCCGCTGATCCATGCTCACCCGACCCAGAGCGAGGCGCTCGGCGAGGCGTTCCTGGCTCTCGCCGGCAAGCCGCTGCACGCTCTCTGA